In a genomic window of Staphylococcus taiwanensis:
- the gyrB gene encoding DNA topoisomerase (ATP-hydrolyzing) subunit B, with protein sequence MVNTLSDVNNTDNYGAGQIQVLEGLEAVRKRPGMYIGSTSERGLHHLVWEIVDNSIDEALAGYANQIEVIIEKDNWIKVTDNGRGIPVDIQEKMGRPAVEVILTVLHAGGKFGGGGYKVSGGLHGVGSSVVNALSEDLEVYVHRNDTIYHQAYKKGVPQFDLKEVGETDKTGTVIRFKADGEIFTETTVYNYETLQKRIRELAFLNKGISITLRDEREDEEQREDTYHYEGGIKSYVELLNENKEPIHDEPIYIHQMKDDVEIEIAMQYNSGYATNLLSYANNIHTYEGGTHEDGFKRALTRVLNSYGTQSKIIKDDKERLSGEDTREGLTAVVSIKHGDPQFEGQTKTKLGNSEVRQIVDKLFAEHFERFLYEHPNVARIVVEKGIMASRARVAAKKAREVTRRKSALEISSLPGKLADCSSKNPEESEIFLVEGDSAGGSTKEGRDSKTQAILPLRGKILNVEKARLDRILNNNEIRQMITAFGTGIGGEFDISKARYHKIVIMTDADVDGAHIRTLLLTFFYRFMRPLIEAGYVYIAQPPLYKLAQGKQKYYVFNDRELDKLKSELSPTPKWQISRYKGLGEMNADQLWDTTMNPEHRMMLQVKLEDAIEADQTFEMLMGDVVENRRQFIEDNAVYANLDF encoded by the coding sequence ATGGTGAATACATTGTCAGATGTAAACAACACAGATAATTATGGTGCTGGACAAATACAGGTATTAGAAGGACTAGAAGCGGTTCGTAAAAGACCTGGTATGTATATTGGTTCAACTTCAGAAAGAGGTTTGCACCATTTAGTTTGGGAAATTGTCGATAATAGTATCGATGAAGCCCTTGCTGGTTATGCAAATCAAATCGAAGTGATTATTGAAAAAGACAACTGGATTAAAGTTACTGACAATGGTCGAGGCATTCCTGTTGATATTCAAGAGAAAATGGGACGTCCAGCAGTCGAGGTTATCTTAACTGTACTGCATGCTGGTGGTAAATTCGGCGGTGGCGGTTATAAAGTATCTGGTGGACTACATGGTGTAGGTTCTTCAGTTGTTAACGCCTTGTCTGAAGATTTAGAAGTATACGTTCATCGTAACGATACAATTTATCATCAAGCCTATAAAAAAGGCGTACCTCAATTTGATTTAAAAGAAGTCGGCGAAACTGATAAAACGGGTACAGTGATTCGCTTTAAAGCAGATGGCGAGATATTCACTGAAACAACTGTTTATAACTATGAAACACTTCAAAAACGTATTAGAGAGCTTGCATTCTTAAACAAAGGAATTTCAATCACTTTAAGAGATGAACGTGAAGATGAAGAGCAACGTGAAGATACATATCACTATGAAGGTGGTATTAAATCATACGTTGAATTGCTGAATGAGAATAAAGAACCAATTCATGATGAACCGATTTACATTCATCAAATGAAAGATGATGTGGAAATTGAAATTGCGATGCAATATAACAGTGGCTACGCGACTAACTTATTATCATATGCTAACAATATTCACACGTATGAAGGCGGGACACATGAAGATGGATTTAAACGTGCGTTAACACGCGTGTTAAATAGCTATGGTACACAAAGTAAAATTATCAAAGATGATAAAGAAAGATTATCTGGTGAAGATACACGTGAAGGCTTGACAGCAGTTGTGTCAATTAAACACGGTGATCCTCAATTCGAAGGACAAACTAAAACCAAACTAGGTAACTCTGAAGTACGTCAAATTGTCGATAAACTTTTTGCTGAACATTTTGAACGTTTCTTATACGAACATCCAAATGTAGCAAGAATTGTTGTTGAAAAAGGTATTATGGCTTCTCGTGCACGTGTTGCTGCGAAGAAAGCACGTGAGGTTACGCGTCGTAAATCAGCTTTAGAAATTTCAAGTTTACCAGGTAAACTGGCTGATTGTTCTAGTAAAAATCCCGAAGAAAGTGAAATCTTCTTAGTAGAGGGTGACTCTGCCGGGGGGTCTACAAAAGAAGGCCGTGACTCTAAAACACAAGCGATTTTACCGTTAAGAGGTAAAATTTTAAATGTAGAAAAAGCCCGTTTGGACCGAATTTTAAATAATAATGAAATTCGTCAAATGATTACCGCATTTGGTACTGGTATTGGTGGCGAATTTGATATTTCTAAAGCACGTTATCATAAAATTGTTATTATGACCGATGCCGATGTAGATGGTGCACATATTAGAACATTGTTATTAACATTCTTCTATCGTTTCATGAGACCACTTATTGAAGCGGGTTATGTATATATCGCACAGCCACCATTGTACAAATTGGCACAAGGTAAACAGAAATACTATGTCTTTAATGATCGTGAATTAGATAAATTAAAATCAGAATTAAGCCCTACACCAAAATGGCAAATTTCTCGTTACAAAGGTTTAGGAGAAATGAATGCGGACCAATTATGGGACACAACAATGAATCCAGAACACCGTATGATGTTACAAGTAAAACTTGAAGATGCGATTGAAGCTGACCAAACATTTGAAATGTTAATGGGCGACGTTGTTGAAAACCGCAGACAATTTATCGAAGACAATGCTGTCTATGCAAACTTAGACTTCTAA
- a CDS encoding NAD(P)H-hydrate dehydratase, which yields METLTSVNIPKRKDETHKGDYGKILLIGGSANLGGAIMLAARACVYSGSGLITVATHPTNHAAIHSRCPEAMVIDINDTKMLTKMIENTDSILIGPGLGIDFKGNNAITFLLQNIQPHQNLIVDGDAITIFSKLRPDIPTCRVIFTPHQKEWERLSGIPIEEQTYERNREAVDKLGATVVLKKHGTEIFFKNEEYKLAIGTPAMATGGMGDTLAGMITSFVGQFDNLKDAVTSATYTHSYIGEKLSESMYVVPPSRLISEIPYVMKELEN from the coding sequence ATGGAAACATTAACCTCAGTTAATATTCCTAAACGAAAAGACGAAACACATAAAGGCGATTACGGAAAGATTCTATTAATCGGTGGTAGTGCAAATTTAGGGGGCGCTATCATGTTAGCAGCACGTGCATGTGTTTATAGTGGAAGTGGACTCATTACAGTAGCAACACATCCAACAAACCATGCGGCGATTCATTCACGTTGCCCTGAAGCAATGGTAATCGATATTAACGATACTAAGATGTTAACTAAGATGATTGAGAATACAGATAGTATTTTAATTGGGCCAGGACTTGGTATAGATTTCAAGGGTAATAACGCCATCACTTTCTTATTACAAAATATTCAACCACATCAGAATTTAATTGTTGATGGTGATGCGATTACAATTTTTAGTAAATTGAGACCCGATATTCCAACATGCCGTGTCATCTTCACACCGCACCAAAAAGAATGGGAACGTTTAAGTGGTATTCCTATTGAAGAACAAACGTATGAACGTAATAGAGAAGCTGTGGATAAATTAGGTGCAACTGTCGTATTAAAGAAACATGGTACAGAAATCTTCTTTAAAAATGAGGAATATAAACTAGCAATTGGTACACCTGCCATGGCTACAGGAGGTATGGGCGACACATTAGCTGGCATGATTACAAGTTTTGTTGGTCAATTCGATAATTTAAAAGATGCTGTAACAAGTGCGACTTATACACATAGTTACATTGGAGAAAAATTATCTGAATCAATGTACGTCGTACCACCTTCACGTTTAATAAGTGAAATTCCATACGTGATGAAAGAATTAGAAAATTAA
- the serS gene encoding serine--tRNA ligase: MLDIRKFREETDTVKSKIELRGDDPKVVDEVLELDNERRQLISKTEEMKARRNKVSEEIAEKKRNKEDADDVIKEMRELGDEIKDNDAKLNEVDNKIRDILIRIPNLIADDVPQGDSDEDNVELKKWGTPREFDFEPKAHWDLVEELKMADFERAAKVSGARFVYLTKDGALLERALMNYMLTKHTTQHGYTEMMTPQLVNADTMFGTGQLPKFEEDLFKVEKEGLYTIPTAEVPLTNFYRDEIIQPGVLPERFTAQTACFRSEAGSAGRDTRGLIRLHQFDKVEMVRFEQPEESWESLEDMTKNAESILEELNLPYRRVILCTGDIGFSASKTYDLEVWLPSYNDYKEISSCSNCTDFQARRANIRFKRDAASKPELAHTLNGSGLAVGRTFAAIVENYQNADGSITIPEALVPFMGGKTEIRPVND, encoded by the coding sequence ATGTTAGACATCAGAAAATTTAGAGAAGAAACTGACACAGTTAAAAGCAAAATTGAATTACGCGGAGATGATCCTAAAGTCGTTGATGAGGTTCTAGAATTAGATAATGAACGTCGTCAATTAATTAGTAAAACAGAAGAAATGAAAGCACGACGTAACAAAGTAAGTGAAGAAATCGCTGAAAAGAAACGTAATAAAGAAGATGCTGATGACGTTATCAAAGAAATGCGCGAACTTGGCGACGAAATTAAAGATAACGATGCTAAATTAAATGAAGTAGACAATAAAATCAGAGATATCTTAATTCGTATTCCTAACTTAATCGCAGACGATGTACCACAAGGTGATTCAGATGAAGATAACGTTGAATTGAAAAAATGGGGTACACCTCGTGAATTCGATTTCGAACCAAAAGCACACTGGGATTTAGTTGAAGAATTAAAAATGGCTGACTTCGAACGTGCTGCAAAAGTATCAGGTGCACGTTTCGTTTACTTAACTAAAGACGGTGCATTATTAGAACGTGCGTTAATGAACTATATGCTTACTAAACATACAACACAACACGGTTACACTGAAATGATGACACCTCAATTAGTAAACGCAGATACTATGTTTGGTACAGGTCAATTACCTAAATTCGAAGAAGATTTATTCAAAGTTGAAAAAGAAGGTCTATATACAATTCCAACTGCAGAAGTACCATTAACTAACTTCTACAGAGACGAAATTATCCAACCAGGCGTATTACCTGAAAGATTCACTGCACAAACTGCATGTTTCCGTAGTGAAGCGGGTTCAGCTGGTAGAGATACTAGAGGTTTAATCCGTTTACACCAATTCGATAAAGTTGAAATGGTTCGTTTCGAACAACCAGAAGAATCTTGGGAATCTCTAGAAGATATGACTAAAAACGCTGAATCAATCTTAGAAGAATTAAACTTACCATATCGTCGTGTAATCTTATGTACTGGCGACATTGGTTTCAGTGCTAGTAAAACATATGACTTAGAAGTTTGGTTACCAAGTTACAATGACTACAAAGAAATTAGTTCTTGTTCAAACTGTACTGACTTCCAAGCACGTCGTGCAAACATCCGCTTCAAACGTGATGCTGCTTCTAAACCAGAATTAGCACATACATTAAATGGTAGTGGACTTGCTGTAGGTCGTACATTCGCAGCTATCGTTGAAAACTATCAAAACGCAGACGGTTCAATTACAATCCCAGAAGCATTAGTACCATTCATGGGTGGTAAAACTGAAATCCGTCCAGTTAACGACTAA
- the gyrA gene encoding DNA gyrase subunit A, with amino-acid sequence MADLPESRINERNITSEMRESFLDYAMSVIVSRALPDVRDGLKPVHRRILYGLNEQGMTPDKPYKKSARIVGDVMGKYHPHGDSSIYDAMVRMAQTFSYRYPLVDGQGNFGSMDGDGAAAMRYTEAKMTKITLELLRDINKDTIDFLDNYDGTEREPEVLPSRFPNLLVNGASGIAVGMATNIPPHNLTEVIDGVLHLSKNPDVTIAELMEDIQGPDFPTAGLILGKSGIRRAYETGRGSIQMRARAEIEERGGGRQRIVVTQIPYQVNKARMIEKIAELVRDKKIEGITDLRDETSLRTGVRIVIDVRKDANANVILNNLYKQTPLQTSFGVNMIALVNGRPKLINLKQALVEYLEHQKVVVRRRTEYNLKKAKDRAHILEGLRIALDHIDEIITTIRESETDKIAMETLQERFKLSERQAQAILDMRLRRLTGLERDKIENEYNELLGYISELEAILADEEVLLQLVRDELTEIKERFGDERRTEIQLGGLDDLEDEDLIPEEQIVITLSHNNYIKRLPVSTYRSQNRGGRGVQGMNTLEEDFVSQLVTLSTHDNVLFFTNKGRVYKLKGYEVPELSRQSKGIPVINAIELDSDETISTMIAVRDLEDENSFLVFATKNGIVKRSALNNFSHINKNGKIAIGFKEDDELIAVRLTDGSQDILIGTSHASLIRFAETNLRPLGRTAAGVRGISLRDDDIVVGLDVAHADSEDEVLVVTENGYGKRTPVSEYRLSNRGGKGIKTAKITERNGNIVCITTVTGEEDLMIVTNGGVIIRLDVEDISQNGRAAQGVRLMKLGDNQFVSTVAKVVDNTDEADSTEVAQGDETEGSAESTESPNEQVVEDETPGNTLHTEAEEDTSDDDERIEVRQDFMDRVNEDIENASDNDDDNE; translated from the coding sequence ATGGCTGACTTACCTGAATCAAGAATTAATGAACGAAATATAACCAGCGAAATGCGCGAATCATTCTTAGACTATGCAATGAGCGTAATCGTTTCACGTGCGTTACCAGATGTACGTGATGGTTTAAAACCTGTACACCGTCGTATCCTGTATGGCTTAAATGAACAAGGTATGACACCTGACAAACCTTATAAAAAATCAGCACGTATCGTTGGGGACGTAATGGGTAAATATCACCCACACGGTGACTCTTCAATTTACGATGCCATGGTTAGAATGGCACAAACATTCAGCTATCGTTATCCACTTGTTGATGGTCAAGGTAACTTTGGTTCTATGGACGGCGATGGTGCTGCTGCCATGCGTTATACCGAAGCGAAGATGACTAAAATCACACTTGAATTATTACGTGATATTAATAAAGATACAATCGACTTTTTAGATAACTATGATGGTACTGAAAGAGAGCCGGAAGTCTTACCTTCACGTTTCCCTAACCTATTAGTAAATGGGGCATCTGGTATCGCGGTAGGTATGGCTACAAATATTCCTCCTCATAATTTAACTGAAGTCATTGATGGTGTATTACATTTAAGTAAGAATCCTGATGTTACAATCGCAGAACTTATGGAAGACATTCAAGGCCCTGATTTCCCTACAGCAGGCTTAATTTTAGGGAAAAGTGGTATCCGACGTGCATATGAAACAGGCCGTGGCTCTATTCAAATGCGTGCCCGTGCTGAAATAGAAGAACGTGGTGGCGGTCGTCAACGTATCGTTGTCACTCAAATTCCATATCAAGTCAATAAAGCACGTATGATTGAAAAGATTGCAGAACTTGTACGTGACAAGAAAATCGAAGGTATTACTGATTTACGTGACGAAACAAGTTTACGTACGGGTGTTAGAATTGTTATCGATGTACGTAAAGATGCGAATGCGAACGTGATCCTAAATAATTTATATAAACAGACCCCATTACAAACATCATTCGGTGTGAATATGATTGCACTTGTTAATGGACGTCCTAAATTAATCAATTTAAAACAAGCATTAGTTGAATACTTAGAACACCAAAAAGTAGTTGTACGTCGTCGTACGGAATATAATTTGAAAAAAGCGAAAGACCGTGCCCATATCTTAGAAGGTTTACGTATCGCTCTAGATCATATCGATGAGATAATCACAACGATTCGTGAGTCTGAAACAGATAAAATTGCGATGGAAACATTACAAGAACGCTTCAAGTTATCAGAACGCCAAGCACAAGCTATTCTTGATATGCGTTTAAGACGTTTAACAGGATTAGAACGAGATAAAATCGAGAATGAATATAATGAATTGCTCGGTTATATTTCTGAATTAGAAGCAATCTTAGCTGATGAAGAAGTATTACTTCAATTAGTACGAGATGAATTAACTGAAATCAAAGAACGTTTCGGTGATGAACGTCGTACTGAAATTCAATTAGGCGGCTTAGATGATTTAGAAGATGAAGATTTAATCCCTGAAGAACAAATCGTTATCACATTGAGTCATAATAACTATATTAAACGTTTACCAGTTTCTACATATCGCTCTCAAAATAGAGGCGGTAGAGGCGTTCAAGGTATGAACACACTTGAAGAAGACTTCGTAAGTCAGCTTGTGACATTGAGTACACACGACAACGTCTTATTCTTCACTAACAAAGGTCGCGTTTATAAACTTAAAGGTTACGAAGTACCTGAACTATCTCGTCAGTCTAAAGGCATCCCAGTCATTAACGCGATTGAGCTCGATAGTGACGAAACAATCAGTACAATGATTGCGGTTAGAGATCTTGAAGATGAAAATAGTTTCTTAGTATTTGCGACTAAGAACGGTATCGTTAAACGTTCTGCATTAAATAACTTCTCGCACATTAATAAGAACGGTAAGATTGCGATTGGTTTCAAAGAAGATGATGAATTAATCGCTGTACGTCTCACAGACGGTAGTCAAGACATCTTAATTGGTACATCTCACGCATCACTCATTAGATTTGCAGAAACAAACTTACGTCCATTAGGTCGTACTGCAGCTGGTGTAAGAGGTATCTCATTACGTGATGACGATATTGTCGTAGGTTTAGACGTTGCACATGCTGATAGTGAGGATGAAGTTTTAGTTGTCACTGAAAATGGTTACGGTAAACGTACGCCAGTAAGTGAATATCGTTTATCTAATCGTGGTGGTAAAGGTATCAAGACTGCTAAGATTACAGAACGTAATGGTAATATCGTATGTATTACAACTGTAACTGGTGAAGAAGATTTAATGATTGTCACAAATGGTGGCGTAATTATTCGTCTTGATGTAGAAGATATTTCTCAAAATGGTCGTGCAGCACAAGGTGTACGTCTAATGAAACTAGGTGATAATCAATTTGTTTCAACTGTAGCTAAAGTTGTTGATAACACAGATGAAGCAGATTCAACTGAGGTAGCTCAAGGTGATGAGACTGAAGGTAGTGCTGAAAGTACTGAAAGCCCAAATGAGCAAGTAGTTGAAGATGAAACACCAGGCAACACACTTCATACCGAAGCAGAAGAAGACACTTCAGATGATGATGAACGTATTGAAGTAAGACAAGACTTTATGGATCGTGTAAATGAAGATATTGAAAATGCTTCAGACAACGATGACGATAATGAATAA
- the dnaA gene encoding chromosomal replication initiator protein DnaA, producing MSEQEIWKKVLEVAESEISKSTFNTFLKDTELKEIRDDIAIIFVIHEFYAEWLNSNYKEVIQTIMKDVIGYEVEPKFFTAEQLAELDESTRKPHKPSQSPQQVIDDGHEGTDQFNTHNTFDTFVIGPGNRFPHAASLAVAEAPAQAYNPLFIYGGVGLGKTHLMHAIGHHVLSNQPNAKVLYTSSEKFTNDFIKSIRNNEPEAFREKYRNIDVLLIDDIQFIQNKEQTQEEFFHTFNELHQNKKQIVISSDRPPKEIAKLEDRLRSRFEWGLIVDITPPDYETRMAILQKKIEEENLEIPAEALNYIANQIQSNIRELEGALTRLLAYSKLQGRPITTELAAEALKDIIQVPKSKKITIQDIQKVVGHYYNVRIEDFSAKKRTKSIAYPRQIAMYLSRELTDFSLPKIGEEFGGRDHTTVIHAHEKIANDIKADSIFKQEVEDLEKEIRNQ from the coding sequence ATGTCAGAACAAGAAATTTGGAAGAAAGTATTAGAAGTTGCTGAATCAGAAATATCAAAATCAACCTTCAATACTTTTTTAAAGGATACGGAACTCAAAGAAATTCGTGATGATATCGCAATTATTTTTGTAATTCATGAATTCTATGCCGAATGGTTAAATTCAAATTACAAAGAAGTTATACAAACAATTATGAAAGACGTTATCGGCTATGAAGTAGAGCCTAAATTTTTCACAGCAGAACAATTGGCTGAGCTTGATGAATCAACTCGCAAACCGCATAAACCTAGTCAAAGTCCACAACAAGTCATTGATGACGGTCATGAAGGCACAGACCAATTCAATACGCACAATACTTTCGATACCTTTGTTATTGGACCTGGCAACCGCTTCCCACATGCAGCAAGTTTAGCTGTTGCTGAAGCGCCAGCTCAAGCCTATAATCCACTATTTATTTATGGTGGCGTTGGTTTAGGTAAAACACATTTGATGCATGCAATTGGTCATCATGTGCTAAGTAATCAACCTAATGCTAAAGTGCTTTATACCTCTAGTGAAAAGTTTACAAATGACTTCATCAAGTCGATTCGTAACAATGAACCTGAAGCTTTTAGAGAAAAATATAGAAATATCGATGTGCTATTAATTGATGATATTCAATTCATTCAAAATAAAGAACAAACGCAAGAAGAGTTCTTCCATACCTTTAATGAATTACATCAAAACAAAAAGCAAATTGTTATTTCTAGTGATCGTCCACCTAAAGAAATCGCTAAATTAGAAGATCGTTTACGTTCACGCTTTGAATGGGGACTAATCGTTGATATCACGCCTCCTGATTACGAGACACGTATGGCGATTCTTCAAAAGAAAATCGAAGAAGAGAACTTAGAAATTCCGGCTGAAGCCTTGAATTATATTGCAAACCAAATTCAATCTAACATTCGTGAATTAGAAGGTGCTTTAACGCGTTTACTTGCCTATTCAAAACTACAAGGAAGACCGATTACAACTGAATTAGCAGCAGAAGCACTTAAAGATATTATTCAAGTTCCTAAGTCTAAAAAAATTACTATCCAAGATATTCAAAAAGTAGTAGGACATTACTACAATGTGCGAATTGAAGACTTTAGTGCTAAAAAGCGTACGAAATCAATCGCTTACCCGCGTCAAATCGCAATGTACCTTTCAAGAGAACTTACTGATTTTTCATTACCTAAAATTGGTGAAGAATTTGGTGGTCGTGATCATACTACGGTTATTCACGCACATGAAAAGATTGCTAATGACATCAAAGCTGATTCTATTTTCAAACAAGAAGTAGAAGATTTAGAGAAAGAAATTCGTAATCAATAA
- the recF gene encoding DNA replication/repair protein RecF, whose product MKLKTLQLENYRNYEEVTLDCHPEVNILIGENAQGKTNLLESIYTLALAKSHRTSNDKELIRFNSEYAKIEGELSYRHGTMPLTMFITKKGKQVKVNHLEQSRLTQYVGHLNVVLFAPEDLNIVKGSPQIRRRFIDMELGQISAVYLNDLAQYQRILKQKNNYLKQLQLGQKTDTTMLEVLNQQFAQYALNVTLRREHFIKELESLAKPIHSGITNDKETLSLKYLPSMKLSDTNKDKSELFDEIINLLNDNIKREMDRGVCLYGPHRDDLGFDVNDMDAQTYGSQGQQRTTALSIKLAEIELMNIEVGEYPILLLDDVLSELDDSRQTHLLSTIQHKVQTFVTTTSVDGIDHEIMNSAKLYRINQGEIIK is encoded by the coding sequence ATGAAGCTTAAAACACTCCAATTAGAGAATTATCGTAACTATGAAGAAGTTACGTTAGATTGTCATCCTGAAGTGAATATCCTTATTGGAGAGAACGCTCAAGGAAAGACAAATTTACTTGAATCAATCTACACATTAGCTTTAGCTAAAAGCCATCGTACCTCTAATGACAAGGAGCTTATACGGTTCAACTCAGAATATGCTAAAATAGAGGGTGAGCTAAGTTATAGACATGGAACGATGCCACTTACAATGTTTATAACTAAAAAAGGTAAACAAGTAAAAGTGAACCACTTAGAACAAAGTCGACTAACTCAGTATGTTGGACATCTCAATGTGGTTCTTTTTGCGCCAGAAGATTTAAATATTGTTAAAGGTTCTCCTCAAATACGAAGACGCTTCATCGACATGGAATTAGGTCAAATTTCTGCGGTTTACTTAAACGATTTAGCTCAATATCAACGTATCCTTAAACAAAAGAATAATTACTTAAAGCAGTTACAACTTGGACAGAAGACTGACACGACAATGCTGGAAGTCTTAAATCAACAATTTGCGCAGTATGCACTTAATGTGACCTTAAGACGTGAGCATTTTATTAAAGAATTAGAATCATTGGCTAAACCGATTCATTCTGGAATAACGAATGACAAAGAAACATTGTCATTGAAGTATTTACCAAGTATGAAATTAAGTGATACTAACAAGGATAAGAGTGAATTGTTTGATGAGATTATTAACTTGCTAAATGACAATATTAAACGCGAGATGGATAGAGGTGTGTGCTTGTACGGTCCACATAGAGATGACTTAGGGTTTGATGTTAATGACATGGATGCACAAACATATGGCTCTCAAGGACAGCAGCGTACAACTGCACTATCCATTAAATTGGCTGAAATAGAGTTAATGAATATCGAAGTAGGAGAATATCCGATACTTCTTTTAGACGATGTGTTAAGTGAATTAGATGATTCCAGACAAACGCATTTATTAAGTACGATTCAACATAAAGTACAAACCTTTGTTACAACGACTTCAGTAGATGGCATAGATCATGAAATTATGAACAGTGCTAAACTCTATCGAATTAATCAAGGTGAAATTATAAAGTAA
- the dnaN gene encoding DNA polymerase III subunit beta → MMEFTIRRDYFINQLNDTLKAISPRTTLPILTGIKIDAKDNEVILTGSDSEISIEITIPKQVDGEEIVTISETGSVVLPGRFFVDIIKKLPGKDVKLSTNEQFQTLITSGHSEFNLSGLDPDQYPLLPQVSRDDAIQLSVKVLKNIIAQTNFAVSTSETRPVLTGVNWLIQENELICTATDSHRLAVRKLKLEDESENKNVIIPGKALSELNKIMSDNDEEIDIFFASNQVLFKVGNVNFISRLLEGHYPDTTRLFPENYEIKLGLDNGEFYHAIDRASLLAREGGNNVIKLSTGNDTVELSSTSPEIGTVKEEVTATDVEGGNLKISFNSRYMMDALKAIDNDEVEVEFFGTMKPFILKPKEDDSVTQLILPIRTY, encoded by the coding sequence ATGATGGAATTCACTATAAGAAGAGATTACTTTATTAATCAATTAAATGACACATTAAAAGCCATCTCACCAAGAACCACTTTACCAATTTTAACGGGTATCAAAATAGACGCTAAAGATAACGAAGTGATTCTTACTGGTTCAGATTCTGAGATTTCAATTGAAATTACTATCCCTAAACAAGTTGATGGAGAAGAAATTGTAACAATATCTGAAACAGGTTCAGTAGTTCTTCCTGGTCGTTTCTTTGTAGATATTATCAAAAAATTACCAGGCAAAGATGTTAAATTATCAACAAACGAGCAATTCCAAACACTTATTACATCAGGTCATTCAGAGTTTAATTTAAGTGGTTTAGATCCAGATCAATATCCATTATTACCTCAAGTATCACGTGATGATGCGATTCAATTATCTGTTAAAGTGCTTAAAAACATTATTGCACAAACAAATTTTGCAGTGTCCACCTCAGAAACACGCCCGGTATTAACTGGTGTAAACTGGCTTATACAAGAAAATGAATTAATATGCACTGCGACAGATTCACACCGCTTGGCTGTAAGAAAGTTAAAGCTTGAAGATGAATCTGAAAACAAAAATGTCATTATTCCTGGTAAAGCTTTATCTGAATTAAATAAGATTATGAGCGACAACGATGAAGAAATTGACATTTTCTTTGCCTCAAACCAAGTATTGTTCAAAGTAGGCAATGTAAACTTTATTTCTCGTTTATTAGAAGGTCATTATCCTGATACAACACGTTTATTCCCAGAGAATTATGAAATTAAATTAGGTCTTGATAACGGAGAATTTTACCATGCGATTGATCGTGCATCTTTATTAGCGCGTGAAGGTGGCAACAACGTTATTAAATTAAGTACAGGTAACGACACCGTAGAATTATCATCAACATCTCCTGAAATTGGTACTGTAAAAGAAGAAGTGACTGCAACTGATGTTGAAGGTGGCAACTTGAAGATTTCATTCAACTCACGTTATATGATGGATGCGTTAAAAGCGATTGATAACGACGAAGTTGAAGTAGAATTCTTTGGCACAATGAAACCATTTATCCTTAAACCTAAGGAAGATGATTCAGTGACACAATTGATTTTACCAATTAGAACTTATTAG
- the yaaA gene encoding S4 domain-containing protein YaaA has product MIILVQEVVVEGDITLGQFLKTEGIIESGGQAKWFLQDVEVLINGERETRRGKKLADQDRIDFPDIPEIDSVIIIHQGEQ; this is encoded by the coding sequence GTGATTATTTTGGTTCAAGAAGTTGTAGTTGAGGGCGACATCACGTTAGGTCAATTTCTTAAAACAGAAGGTATTATTGAATCTGGAGGCCAAGCAAAATGGTTCTTACAAGATGTTGAAGTTTTAATCAATGGCGAACGTGAAACACGTCGAGGTAAAAAGCTAGCTGACCAAGATAGAATTGATTTCCCTGATATTCCAGAAATTGATTCTGTAATCATTATTCATCAAGGTGAACAATGA